Proteins co-encoded in one Anguilla anguilla isolate fAngAng1 chromosome 16, fAngAng1.pri, whole genome shotgun sequence genomic window:
- the gpatch1 gene encoding G patch domain-containing protein 1 isoform X1 yields the protein MASDSDGEEDFVTYGTPLEPLEEGEPLRKPIPIQDQMVKDEKGRFKRFHGAFTGGFSAGYFNTVGSKEGWAPSTFVSSRQQKAEKQMVRPEDFMDEEDLGEHGIAPREITTTDDFASGRRDQVRDKARAITALTAPIPGDTVLEDLVAPARTSVGVELLRKMGWKEGQGVGPRVKRKPAKQKNDAGLRGYGCALPPNGSEESEEEEDEYVPENVTFAPKDVMPIDFTPKDDLHGLGYRGLNPQQALVGGSGAGHFDLFTLDSDRASSLLGDSGPKNRRRGGVAGQAFGVGALEEEDDDIYHRDALSNYDTVLGGEEPGDGLFGWTAPQQYRNKKKAPSKDAAYLGKILEGFTLAANPVDNKTIFPPPVLPRDYRPVHYFRPVVDLSTVSPQVAQALQASVGHLSQDSQPQGRHQLDSSQRRELLGESSLQGPSSVFDLLDGKDKERLEGLRKAAQERKPEGSSEDRRVAMVAAGVAAAGAAAAAARASSQHALSSRFQPAGAEQALSAWSSPTAHSAETFKPFDKTPHKQARYDLYISKLKQGDKDALEASLDPGMTEWERGREQDEFVRAAMLYKPSSSSLNSRFTRGKHEDDGSTVEVPRDQEGDADDKQAAVKMKMFGKLTRDTFEWHPDTLLCKRFNIPDPYPESGLVGLPKVKRDKFSVFNFLTMTDGGGGGGGGGGGGGGSSTSGRTEAQGPRGPAAPHGAPKPAEPAKRSRWDVSAQASEAKDPLSEFLSEARCLASSTPQEQGSQEGGAPAPDTAAESKAEPQQEDEEEEEETRPPMDLFKAIFASSSDEKSSSSSEGESEDEQEEGGQEQPGPQAVSQPNTGPHLPAAAAPPTPTPAPVPARAPTPAQQEVKAAPVASGSSGVPPQGRREEEEEFGPRLPPPSYPWGQQLSSSVPPSKEEKHKKKCKEKHKAKKEHKHKKEKKHKKKHRKHKHKGKQKKKKAAEDSGSSSGASADSGSDSDDGPGALSTEELLKRLKTLGGKKVL from the exons ATGGCGTCTGACAGTGATGGTGAAGAAGATTTTGTGACTTATGGAACCCCTTTAGAACCTCTCGAAGAAG GTGAGCCCCTGAGGAAGCCGATCCCAATTCAGGATCAGATGGTCAAGGATGAGAAGGGACGCTTCAAGAGGTTCCATGGAGCCTTCACGGGTGGTTTTTCGGCTGGCTACTTCAACACTGTGGGATCCAAAGAAG GATGGGCACCATCGACTTTTGTGTCGTCACGACAGCAGAAAGCGGAAAAACAAATGGTCAGACCTGAAGATTTCATGGATGAGGAG GATCTTGGTGAGCACGGCATAGCGCCCCGCGAGATCACCACCACGGATGACTTTGCGTCCGGGAGACGGGACCAGGTGCGGGACAAGGCCCGGGCAATCACCGCTCTCACCGCGCCCATCCCgggggacactgtgctggagGACCTTGTTGCTCCGgccag GACTTCAGTGGGGGTTGAGCTGCTGAGAAAGATGGGGTGGAAAGAAGGGCAGGGTGTGGGGCCCCGTGTGAAGAGGAAACCTGCCAAACAGAAGAACG ATGCTGGGTTAAGAGGGTATGGTTGTGCTTTGCCACCGAATGGATCTGAGGAATCTGAG gaggaggaggatgaataCGTCCCTGAAAACGTGACGTTTGCGCCGAAAGACGTCATGCCCATCGACTTCACCCCCAAAGACGACCTGCACGGGCTGGGGTACCGGGGCCTGAACCCGCAGCAGGCGCTGGTGGGCGGGTCCGGGGCGGGGCACTTTGACCTCTTCACCCTGGACTCGGACAGGGCCAGCAGCCTGCTGGGCGACTCCGGCCCTAAAAACAGGCGGAGGGGTGGGGTAGCGGGTCAG GCGTTTGGTGTGGGggcgctggaggaggaggatgatgataTCTACCACAGAGACGCCCTCTCCAACTACGACACCgtgctggggggggaggagccaggagaCGGGCTCTTCGGCTGGACGGCGCCACAGCAGtacagaaacaagaaaaaag cgCCCAGTAAAGACGCAGCTTATCTGGGTAAAATACTGGAGGGCTTCACCCTGGCTGCCAACCCCGTGGACAATAAAACC ATTTTCCCCCCTCCTGTGCTCCCGCGGGACTACAGACCAGTGCACTACTTCCGGCCCGTGGTGGACCTGTCCACCGTGAGCCCCCAGGTGGCCCAGGCCCTGCAGGCGTCGGTGGGGCACCTGTCCCAGGACTCCCAGCCTCAGGGGCGTCACCAGCTCGACTCCTCTCAGCGGAGAGAGCTGCTGGGGGAGTCGTCTCTGCAAG GGCCCAGCTCAGTCTTTGACCTGCTGGACGGTAAGGACAAGGAGCGTCTGGAGGGACTGCGGAAAGCAGCGCAGGAGAGGAAGCCTGAAGGCTCGTCCGAAGACCGGCGCGTGGCCATGGTGGCAGCGGGCGTGGCCGCCGCGGGTgcagctgccgccgccgccagggcctcttcccagcatgccctgtcCAGCCGCTTCCAGCCCGCGGGCGCTGAGCAGGCCCTGAGCGCCTGGAGCAGCCCTACGGCGCACTCCGCCGAGACCTTCAAGCCCTTCGACAAAACCCCGCACAAGCAAGCGCGCTACGACCTGTACATCAGCAAGCTGAAGCAGGGAGACAAAG ACGCTCTGGAGGCCAGCCTGGACCCCGGGATGACGGAGTGGGAGCGGGGGCGGGAGCAGGACGAGTTCGTGCGGGCCGCCATGCTCTACAAGCCCAGCAGCTCGTCCCTGAACAGCCGCTTCACCCGCGGCAAGCACGAGGACGACGGCAGCACCGTGGAGGTCCCGCGTGACCAGGAG ggtGACGCTGACGACAAGCAGGCGGCGGTGAAGATGAAGATGTTCGGCAAGCTGACGAGGGACACGTTTGAGTGGCACCCCGACACACTGCTCTGCAAACGCTTCAACATCCCTGACCCTTACCCCGA GTCAGGGCTTGTGGGACTGCCCAAGGTAAAAAGAGACAAGTTCTCCGTGTTCAATTTCTTAACCATGacggacggcggcggcggcggcggcggcggcggcggcggcggggggggcagcagcaCCAGTGGGAGGACCGAAGCGCAGGGTCCGCGTGGGCCTGCCGCCCCTCACG GTGCCCCCAAACCTGCAGAACCGGCGAAGAGGTCGAGGTGGGACGTGTCGGCCCAAGCCAGCGAGGCGAAGGACCCCCTGAGCGAGTTCCTGAGCGAGGCTCGCTGCCTGGCCTCGTCCACACCGCAAGAGCAGGGCAGCCAGGAGGGCGGCGCCCCAGCACCAGACACTGCTGCAGAG tcGAAAGCGGAGCCGCAgcaggaagatgaggaggaggaagaggagacccGGCCGCCCATGGATTTGTTCAAGGCCATCTTCGCCAGTTCATCCGACGAGAAGTCTTCCTCGTCGtctgagggggagagcgagGACGAGCAGGAGGAAGGTGGCCAGGAACAGCCAGGGCCTCAGGCAGTGAGCCAGCCCAACACAGGCCCCCACCtgccagctgctgcagctccacccacccccaccccagccccggTCCCGGCCCGGGCCCCCACCCCGGCCCAACAAG aagTGAAAGCCGCCCCAGTGGCGAGTGGGTCCTCTGGCGTCCCTCCCCAGGGccggagagaggaagaggaggagtttGGGCCCAGACTGCCGCCTCCGTCATACCCTT GGGGACAGCAGCTTTCCTCCTCAGTCCCTCCATCCAAGGAGGAAAAACACAAGAAGAAATGCAAAGAGAAGCACAAGGCCAAGAAGGAGCATAAACACAAGAAGGAGAAAAAG CACAAGAAGAAGCACAGGAAGCACAAACACAAGggaaagcagaagaagaagaaggcggCGGAGGACTCCGGCAGCAGTTCCGGCGCCTCGGCGGACAGCGGCAGCGACTCGGACGACGGCCCTGGCGCTTTGTCGACCGAGGAGCTGCTGAAAAG GCTGAAAACTCTCGGTGGGAAGAAGGTGCTTTGA
- the gpatch1 gene encoding G patch domain-containing protein 1 isoform X2, translated as MVKDEKGRFKRFHGAFTGGFSAGYFNTVGSKEGWAPSTFVSSRQQKAEKQMVRPEDFMDEEDLGEHGIAPREITTTDDFASGRRDQVRDKARAITALTAPIPGDTVLEDLVAPARTSVGVELLRKMGWKEGQGVGPRVKRKPAKQKNDAGLRGYGCALPPNGSEESEEEEDEYVPENVTFAPKDVMPIDFTPKDDLHGLGYRGLNPQQALVGGSGAGHFDLFTLDSDRASSLLGDSGPKNRRRGGVAGQAFGVGALEEEDDDIYHRDALSNYDTVLGGEEPGDGLFGWTAPQQYRNKKKAPSKDAAYLGKILEGFTLAANPVDNKTIFPPPVLPRDYRPVHYFRPVVDLSTVSPQVAQALQASVGHLSQDSQPQGRHQLDSSQRRELLGESSLQGPSSVFDLLDGKDKERLEGLRKAAQERKPEGSSEDRRVAMVAAGVAAAGAAAAAARASSQHALSSRFQPAGAEQALSAWSSPTAHSAETFKPFDKTPHKQARYDLYISKLKQGDKDALEASLDPGMTEWERGREQDEFVRAAMLYKPSSSSLNSRFTRGKHEDDGSTVEVPRDQEGDADDKQAAVKMKMFGKLTRDTFEWHPDTLLCKRFNIPDPYPESGLVGLPKVKRDKFSVFNFLTMTDGGGGGGGGGGGGGGSSTSGRTEAQGPRGPAAPHGAPKPAEPAKRSRWDVSAQASEAKDPLSEFLSEARCLASSTPQEQGSQEGGAPAPDTAAESKAEPQQEDEEEEEETRPPMDLFKAIFASSSDEKSSSSSEGESEDEQEEGGQEQPGPQAVSQPNTGPHLPAAAAPPTPTPAPVPARAPTPAQQEVKAAPVASGSSGVPPQGRREEEEEFGPRLPPPSYPWGQQLSSSVPPSKEEKHKKKCKEKHKAKKEHKHKKEKKHKKKHRKHKHKGKQKKKKAAEDSGSSSGASADSGSDSDDGPGALSTEELLKRLKTLGGKKVL; from the exons ATGGTCAAGGATGAGAAGGGACGCTTCAAGAGGTTCCATGGAGCCTTCACGGGTGGTTTTTCGGCTGGCTACTTCAACACTGTGGGATCCAAAGAAG GATGGGCACCATCGACTTTTGTGTCGTCACGACAGCAGAAAGCGGAAAAACAAATGGTCAGACCTGAAGATTTCATGGATGAGGAG GATCTTGGTGAGCACGGCATAGCGCCCCGCGAGATCACCACCACGGATGACTTTGCGTCCGGGAGACGGGACCAGGTGCGGGACAAGGCCCGGGCAATCACCGCTCTCACCGCGCCCATCCCgggggacactgtgctggagGACCTTGTTGCTCCGgccag GACTTCAGTGGGGGTTGAGCTGCTGAGAAAGATGGGGTGGAAAGAAGGGCAGGGTGTGGGGCCCCGTGTGAAGAGGAAACCTGCCAAACAGAAGAACG ATGCTGGGTTAAGAGGGTATGGTTGTGCTTTGCCACCGAATGGATCTGAGGAATCTGAG gaggaggaggatgaataCGTCCCTGAAAACGTGACGTTTGCGCCGAAAGACGTCATGCCCATCGACTTCACCCCCAAAGACGACCTGCACGGGCTGGGGTACCGGGGCCTGAACCCGCAGCAGGCGCTGGTGGGCGGGTCCGGGGCGGGGCACTTTGACCTCTTCACCCTGGACTCGGACAGGGCCAGCAGCCTGCTGGGCGACTCCGGCCCTAAAAACAGGCGGAGGGGTGGGGTAGCGGGTCAG GCGTTTGGTGTGGGggcgctggaggaggaggatgatgataTCTACCACAGAGACGCCCTCTCCAACTACGACACCgtgctggggggggaggagccaggagaCGGGCTCTTCGGCTGGACGGCGCCACAGCAGtacagaaacaagaaaaaag cgCCCAGTAAAGACGCAGCTTATCTGGGTAAAATACTGGAGGGCTTCACCCTGGCTGCCAACCCCGTGGACAATAAAACC ATTTTCCCCCCTCCTGTGCTCCCGCGGGACTACAGACCAGTGCACTACTTCCGGCCCGTGGTGGACCTGTCCACCGTGAGCCCCCAGGTGGCCCAGGCCCTGCAGGCGTCGGTGGGGCACCTGTCCCAGGACTCCCAGCCTCAGGGGCGTCACCAGCTCGACTCCTCTCAGCGGAGAGAGCTGCTGGGGGAGTCGTCTCTGCAAG GGCCCAGCTCAGTCTTTGACCTGCTGGACGGTAAGGACAAGGAGCGTCTGGAGGGACTGCGGAAAGCAGCGCAGGAGAGGAAGCCTGAAGGCTCGTCCGAAGACCGGCGCGTGGCCATGGTGGCAGCGGGCGTGGCCGCCGCGGGTgcagctgccgccgccgccagggcctcttcccagcatgccctgtcCAGCCGCTTCCAGCCCGCGGGCGCTGAGCAGGCCCTGAGCGCCTGGAGCAGCCCTACGGCGCACTCCGCCGAGACCTTCAAGCCCTTCGACAAAACCCCGCACAAGCAAGCGCGCTACGACCTGTACATCAGCAAGCTGAAGCAGGGAGACAAAG ACGCTCTGGAGGCCAGCCTGGACCCCGGGATGACGGAGTGGGAGCGGGGGCGGGAGCAGGACGAGTTCGTGCGGGCCGCCATGCTCTACAAGCCCAGCAGCTCGTCCCTGAACAGCCGCTTCACCCGCGGCAAGCACGAGGACGACGGCAGCACCGTGGAGGTCCCGCGTGACCAGGAG ggtGACGCTGACGACAAGCAGGCGGCGGTGAAGATGAAGATGTTCGGCAAGCTGACGAGGGACACGTTTGAGTGGCACCCCGACACACTGCTCTGCAAACGCTTCAACATCCCTGACCCTTACCCCGA GTCAGGGCTTGTGGGACTGCCCAAGGTAAAAAGAGACAAGTTCTCCGTGTTCAATTTCTTAACCATGacggacggcggcggcggcggcggcggcggcggcggcggcggggggggcagcagcaCCAGTGGGAGGACCGAAGCGCAGGGTCCGCGTGGGCCTGCCGCCCCTCACG GTGCCCCCAAACCTGCAGAACCGGCGAAGAGGTCGAGGTGGGACGTGTCGGCCCAAGCCAGCGAGGCGAAGGACCCCCTGAGCGAGTTCCTGAGCGAGGCTCGCTGCCTGGCCTCGTCCACACCGCAAGAGCAGGGCAGCCAGGAGGGCGGCGCCCCAGCACCAGACACTGCTGCAGAG tcGAAAGCGGAGCCGCAgcaggaagatgaggaggaggaagaggagacccGGCCGCCCATGGATTTGTTCAAGGCCATCTTCGCCAGTTCATCCGACGAGAAGTCTTCCTCGTCGtctgagggggagagcgagGACGAGCAGGAGGAAGGTGGCCAGGAACAGCCAGGGCCTCAGGCAGTGAGCCAGCCCAACACAGGCCCCCACCtgccagctgctgcagctccacccacccccaccccagccccggTCCCGGCCCGGGCCCCCACCCCGGCCCAACAAG aagTGAAAGCCGCCCCAGTGGCGAGTGGGTCCTCTGGCGTCCCTCCCCAGGGccggagagaggaagaggaggagtttGGGCCCAGACTGCCGCCTCCGTCATACCCTT GGGGACAGCAGCTTTCCTCCTCAGTCCCTCCATCCAAGGAGGAAAAACACAAGAAGAAATGCAAAGAGAAGCACAAGGCCAAGAAGGAGCATAAACACAAGAAGGAGAAAAAG CACAAGAAGAAGCACAGGAAGCACAAACACAAGggaaagcagaagaagaagaaggcggCGGAGGACTCCGGCAGCAGTTCCGGCGCCTCGGCGGACAGCGGCAGCGACTCGGACGACGGCCCTGGCGCTTTGTCGACCGAGGAGCTGCTGAAAAG GCTGAAAACTCTCGGTGGGAAGAAGGTGCTTTGA